From a region of the Verrucomicrobiia bacterium genome:
- a CDS encoding cbb3-type cytochrome c oxidase subunit 3, with product MIKNVLTHIGGVGAYGVISILIFISVFIGVAIWMLSMKKSYYHTMQSLPLADGEVAREIPPRISELSQNTSRASSTL from the coding sequence ATGATCAAGAATGTTCTTACCCACATCGGCGGAGTCGGCGCCTACGGTGTCATTTCCATCCTGATCTTCATCAGCGTCTTCATTGGCGTCGCCATTTGGATGCTTTCGATGAAAAAGTCCTATTACCACACGATGCAATCCCTGCCGCTGGCGGATGGGGAGGTCGCTCGGGAGATCCCCCCGCGGATTTCTGAACTGTCGCAAAACACATCCCGAGCTTCATCCACGCTTTAG
- the ccoG gene encoding cytochrome c oxidase accessory protein CcoG, translating into MSAKQEILKPTPVEDFRDRLASADQQGRRRWIFPRKVSGRFFRMRTWVSWLLLAVMFSGPFISIAGEPLLMMNIIDRKFVILGQVFWPQDGIILAVGLLVFFMGIAVFTAVYGRLWCGWLCPQTVLMEMVFRKIEYAIEGDAHQQRALAAAPWSLEKVLKKGGKQAVFFALSFLIGNTLLAYIIGREQLFRVVADNPAHHVTGLAFMLLFTAVFYLIFARFREQACTFICPYGRFQSALLDENSIVVAYDYRRGEPRGPMRGGLEAAESAARGDCVACNQCVAVCPTGIDIRNGTQMECVHCTACIDACNAVMEKVQRPAGLIRYASLNGIERGERLRMTPRLVIYSIVILLLIGLETFLIFTRSDLQTTLLRAPGALFQQTSDGHYSNLYTVKVVNKTGREIPVTFKLENVEGGMRIMGAPNFSVPARRLAETSVLIELDPSVLRPGSTPLVVGVYADGERVETLKTSFIGPRTKAK; encoded by the coding sequence GTGAGCGCGAAGCAGGAAATATTGAAACCGACGCCAGTCGAGGATTTTCGCGATCGTCTTGCGAGCGCGGATCAGCAGGGCCGGCGTCGATGGATATTCCCGCGCAAGGTCTCGGGCCGGTTCTTCCGCATGCGGACCTGGGTGAGTTGGCTGTTGCTGGCAGTCATGTTCTCCGGCCCGTTCATCAGCATCGCAGGCGAGCCGCTGCTGATGATGAACATCATCGATCGCAAGTTCGTGATACTAGGCCAGGTGTTCTGGCCGCAGGACGGAATCATCCTCGCTGTCGGCCTGCTCGTGTTCTTCATGGGCATCGCCGTGTTCACGGCTGTTTACGGACGATTGTGGTGCGGGTGGCTGTGTCCGCAAACTGTGCTGATGGAAATGGTGTTTCGGAAAATTGAGTATGCAATTGAAGGGGATGCCCACCAGCAGCGAGCGCTCGCGGCCGCTCCGTGGTCATTGGAGAAAGTGCTCAAGAAGGGTGGAAAACAGGCGGTCTTCTTTGCGTTGTCATTCCTGATCGGCAATACCCTTCTGGCATACATTATTGGCAGGGAGCAGTTATTCCGCGTCGTCGCTGACAACCCTGCGCATCATGTCACTGGCCTCGCGTTCATGCTGCTGTTCACGGCTGTGTTCTACCTGATTTTCGCCCGATTCCGCGAACAGGCGTGCACGTTCATTTGTCCCTACGGACGCTTTCAATCAGCGCTGCTCGACGAGAACAGCATCGTGGTGGCCTATGACTATCGACGTGGCGAACCGCGCGGGCCAATGCGCGGGGGGTTGGAAGCAGCGGAGAGCGCGGCCCGTGGCGATTGCGTGGCCTGCAACCAATGCGTTGCGGTGTGTCCGACAGGAATCGACATCCGCAACGGCACACAGATGGAATGCGTGCATTGCACGGCGTGCATCGATGCCTGCAATGCGGTGATGGAGAAGGTTCAACGTCCGGCAGGGCTGATTCGCTATGCGTCATTGAACGGCATCGAACGCGGCGAACGCCTCAGGATGACACCGCGACTCGTGATTTACTCGATCGTGATCCTGCTGCTCATCGGGCTGGAAACCTTCCTGATTTTTACACGATCCGATCTGCAGACCACCTTGCTGAGGGCGCCCGGGGCGTTGTTCCAGCAGACGTCCGATGGGCACTATAGCAATCTCTATACGGTCAAGGTGGTGAACAAGACCGGGCGGGAAATTCCCGTGACGTTCAAGCTGGAGAATGTTGAGGGCGGCATGCGCATCATGGGCGCTCCGAACTTCAGCGTGCCGGCTCGAAGACTCGCGGAGACATCCGTTTTGATCGAACTGGATCCCTCAGTCCTGCGGCCCGGCAGCACGCCGCTCGTTGTCGGCGTTTATGCGGATGGCGAAAGAGTGGAGACGCTGAAGACGAGCTTCATCGGCCCGCGAACCAAGGCAAAATGA
- a CDS encoding aldo/keto reductase, producing the protein MANTPWIEKELEDASHQQTAFPTRLLGRTGERVSILGLGGSHIGKIDSEEESIRIMRRAIDSGLTFMDNSWDYNDGVSEKRMGKALRDGYRDRVFLMTKFDGRTRKAAAQQIDESLKRLQVDHVDLLQFHEVIRLEDADRFFAAEGGYQALREAWEAGKTRFIGFTGHKDPYVHLRMLESAARHGVQFDTVQMPLNVMDAHFRSFEHNVLPSLVKKGIGVLGMKSLGSGDLLKSKAVTATECLHYALSLPVSTVITGIDSEEVLDQALEAARTFKPLSAHSMKKLRERTRPFALDGKFELFKTSAEFDSTTQHPQWLG; encoded by the coding sequence ATGGCAAATACACCCTGGATTGAAAAGGAACTGGAGGACGCGTCCCACCAGCAAACGGCTTTTCCCACCCGTCTTCTCGGGCGAACCGGCGAACGCGTGTCGATCCTCGGGCTTGGCGGATCCCACATTGGCAAAATTGACAGCGAGGAAGAAAGCATCCGCATCATGCGCCGCGCCATCGATTCGGGACTGACCTTCATGGATAACAGTTGGGACTACAATGACGGCGTCAGCGAGAAACGCATGGGCAAGGCTTTGCGCGATGGCTACCGCGATCGCGTCTTTCTCATGACCAAGTTCGATGGAAGAACGAGGAAAGCTGCGGCTCAGCAGATCGACGAGTCATTGAAACGGTTGCAAGTCGATCACGTGGATCTTCTGCAGTTCCACGAGGTCATCCGCCTTGAGGATGCGGATCGATTCTTTGCAGCCGAAGGCGGCTACCAGGCACTCAGGGAAGCGTGGGAGGCGGGCAAAACGCGATTCATCGGTTTCACGGGTCACAAGGATCCCTACGTCCATCTCCGCATGCTCGAGAGCGCAGCGCGACACGGGGTGCAATTCGACACAGTCCAGATGCCGCTGAATGTCATGGATGCGCACTTCCGCAGTTTCGAACACAACGTGCTCCCTTCCCTCGTGAAGAAAGGAATTGGCGTGCTGGGAATGAAATCGCTCGGCAGTGGGGACCTTCTGAAATCGAAAGCCGTAACGGCGACGGAATGCCTGCATTACGCACTAAGCCTGCCGGTCTCAACCGTTATCACGGGAATCGACAGCGAGGAGGTGCTGGATCAGGCGTTGGAAGCGGCGCGCACGTTCAAGCCTTTGTCAGCGCACTCGATGAAAAAATTGCGCGAACGAACGCGGCCGTTTGCGTTGGACGGAAAATTCGAATTGTTCAAGACGAGCGCGGAATTTGATTCAACAACGCAACATCCCCAGTGGCTGGGCTGA
- the miaB gene encoding tRNA (N6-isopentenyl adenosine(37)-C2)-methylthiotransferase MiaB encodes MPSVFIKTYGCQMNERDSEAVAAQLVAKGYSLAKSEATADVVLLNTCSVRDNAEQKAINKMTAIAVDIRRNRPDVVLGFMGCMAQSRGKSLIDKLPDVDLVLGTQKFHRAADYVDDLLAGRRDKIVDTEAELGSEAAIREHLLNGSAKTSVSAFVSIMQGCNQYCTFCIVPYTRGEERSRTIPDIVAECRELVSRGVKEITLLGQIVTSYARRELPLKDGKSPFVQLIEAVHEIDGLERIRFTSPHPKGYGDDLVEAYGRLPKLCESAHIPVQSGSNRLLKLMHRGYTRERFLEIIHKLRRVRPEIGITSDIIVGFPGETEADFEETLSLCREVEFDNAFLFKYSPRKDTPAAALPEQIPQELIEERHARLLGLVNEIGSRNYAALEGRRVQILVEGPSRRNSARMMGRTRCNRIVLFEGSDRHRGQIMDVQVERAGLFTLYGDPAVLM; translated from the coding sequence ATGCCCAGTGTTTTCATCAAGACGTACGGTTGCCAGATGAACGAGCGCGATAGCGAAGCAGTCGCGGCCCAGCTCGTTGCCAAGGGCTATTCCCTGGCAAAGTCGGAAGCTACCGCCGATGTTGTCCTGCTGAACACGTGCAGCGTGCGCGACAATGCCGAGCAAAAGGCGATCAACAAGATGACCGCCATTGCTGTGGACATTCGCCGAAACCGGCCTGACGTGGTCCTCGGCTTCATGGGCTGCATGGCGCAAAGCCGCGGCAAGTCGCTCATTGATAAGCTGCCTGACGTCGATCTTGTTCTTGGAACGCAGAAATTCCATCGCGCGGCGGATTATGTGGATGACCTGCTGGCCGGCCGCCGCGACAAAATCGTCGATACTGAGGCGGAGCTGGGAAGCGAAGCGGCCATCCGGGAGCATCTGTTGAATGGCAGTGCCAAGACATCGGTCAGCGCCTTTGTCAGCATCATGCAGGGCTGCAATCAGTACTGCACGTTTTGCATTGTGCCTTACACGCGCGGCGAGGAACGCAGCCGGACGATTCCCGACATCGTTGCAGAGTGCCGTGAGTTGGTGAGCCGCGGCGTGAAAGAGATCACGCTGCTCGGACAGATTGTCACGAGCTACGCCAGGCGGGAGTTGCCGCTCAAGGATGGCAAATCGCCGTTCGTTCAGCTGATTGAAGCGGTGCATGAGATCGACGGACTCGAACGCATTCGGTTCACCTCGCCGCACCCGAAAGGTTATGGGGACGACCTTGTGGAGGCGTATGGCCGGCTTCCCAAGCTTTGCGAAAGCGCGCATATTCCCGTTCAGAGCGGGAGCAACCGGTTGTTGAAGCTGATGCATCGCGGCTACACGCGCGAACGTTTCCTGGAGATCATCCACAAGCTCCGGCGTGTTCGCCCCGAGATCGGAATCACGAGCGATATCATCGTGGGATTTCCCGGCGAGACAGAGGCCGATTTCGAGGAAACGCTTTCGCTCTGTCGCGAAGTGGAATTCGACAACGCTTTTCTGTTCAAATATTCACCGAGAAAAGATACCCCCGCCGCCGCGCTGCCAGAGCAGATTCCGCAGGAACTGATTGAGGAACGCCATGCGCGCCTTCTCGGCCTCGTGAACGAGATTGGGTCCCGCAACTATGCCGCGCTCGAAGGCCGCCGCGTTCAGATCCTGGTGGAGGGTCCCAGCCGAAGAAATTCCGCTCGCATGATGGGCCGGACGCGCTGCAATCGCATTGTGCTGTTCGAAGGTTCCGACCGCCATCGCGGGCAGATCATGGATGTGCAGGTGGAGCGCGCCGGGTTGTTCACGCTCTACGGTGACCCGGCCGTCCTGATGTGA
- the ccoS gene encoding cbb3-type cytochrome oxidase assembly protein CcoS, with protein MSVILILIFASLGMALLFVAAFIWAVKSGQFDDTLTPSMRVLGEDPETPRPAAPPIQDRQPR; from the coding sequence ATGAGTGTCATTTTGATTCTAATTTTCGCGAGCCTCGGCATGGCGCTGCTGTTTGTTGCGGCGTTCATCTGGGCGGTCAAGTCCGGGCAGTTCGACGACACCTTGACGCCATCGATGCGCGTGTTGGGGGAAGATCCTGAAACCCCGCGCCCCGCCGCTCCACCCATCCAAGACCGTCAGCCACGTTGA
- a CDS encoding FixH family protein: MNPNRNLWPYGILLAFGLFVSGTVALIVIACRNDSDLVSAEYYEEEIRFQAHIDGARRAHDLTTATPVVYEASQKQIRITLPRPQGSPLAKGTIQLYRPSAAAMDRSIELEPDANGVQVIDAALLEPGLWKVKVIWTAAGLDFRVDEKVIIEARRS; this comes from the coding sequence ATGAACCCCAACCGAAATCTCTGGCCGTATGGCATTCTGCTGGCCTTCGGCCTGTTTGTGTCGGGAACGGTGGCGTTGATTGTGATCGCGTGTCGCAACGATTCGGATCTCGTCAGCGCAGAATACTACGAGGAGGAGATTCGCTTCCAGGCCCACATCGATGGAGCCAGGCGCGCGCATGACCTGACCACCGCAACGCCTGTGGTTTACGAGGCGTCACAAAAGCAGATTCGCATCACCTTGCCGCGCCCGCAGGGAAGTCCGCTCGCGAAAGGCACAATCCAACTCTACCGCCCATCGGCAGCTGCCATGGACCGAAGCATTGAACTGGAGCCGGATGCGAACGGGGTGCAAGTGATCGATGCCGCATTGCTGGAGCCGGGACTCTGGAAGGTGAAGGTGATCTGGACTGCTGCGGGATTGGACTTTCGCGTGGACGAAAAGGTGATCATCGAAGCGCGACGATCGTGA
- a CDS encoding glycosyltransferase family 9 protein, which produces MEKRGKILVIRGGAIGDFILTLPAIAAVREQFPDAHLEVLGYPHIVQLAVASELVDRAQSIDAGPLAGFFARNGTLHPGLVEYFAGFSLIISYLFDPDEIFRTNVGRCTKAQFIVCPHRPNERESTHAAQVYLKPLERLAIFGASAQPRLAIGALPGATNQIALHPGSGSEKKNWPEAKWSQLIARLLQATNYHLLIVGGEAEGERLQRLAAALPPSRVRVAQSLPLVDLARVLRGSAAFVGHDSGISHLAAALGVPGLVLWGDTNDQIWRPPQSQVVVLKNQFGLNGIGVEQVLESLTGLFSARV; this is translated from the coding sequence GTGGAAAAACGCGGAAAAATCCTCGTCATTCGCGGCGGCGCCATCGGCGATTTCATCCTCACCCTTCCCGCCATTGCCGCAGTGCGCGAGCAATTCCCTGACGCGCACCTTGAGGTTCTCGGGTATCCGCACATCGTTCAGTTGGCCGTGGCGAGCGAACTGGTGGACCGGGCGCAATCGATTGATGCCGGTCCGCTGGCTGGATTTTTTGCGCGCAACGGAACCCTCCATCCAGGCTTGGTGGAGTATTTCGCCGGGTTCAGCCTGATTATTTCGTACCTGTTTGATCCCGACGAAATTTTTCGGACCAACGTTGGGCGTTGCACGAAGGCGCAATTCATCGTGTGCCCGCACCGGCCCAACGAGCGCGAGTCCACCCATGCCGCGCAAGTTTATCTGAAACCTCTCGAGCGCCTTGCGATTTTTGGCGCCAGCGCGCAACCGCGATTGGCCATCGGCGCGCTGCCGGGCGCAACCAATCAAATCGCGCTGCATCCTGGCAGTGGCAGTGAAAAGAAGAACTGGCCTGAGGCAAAATGGTCCCAGTTGATCGCGCGCCTGCTGCAGGCCACGAACTACCATTTGCTGATTGTTGGGGGCGAAGCTGAAGGCGAACGTCTTCAGCGGCTCGCAGCGGCGCTTCCGCCTTCGAGAGTGCGAGTGGCGCAGAGCCTGCCACTGGTTGACCTCGCGCGAGTCCTTCGCGGATCCGCGGCGTTCGTTGGGCATGATTCGGGGATCTCGCATCTCGCCGCTGCGTTGGGCGTCCCCGGGTTGGTGTTGTGGGGCGACACCAACGATCAAATCTGGCGTCCGCCACAGTCCCAGGTGGTCGTGTTGAAGAACCAATTCGGGTTGAATGGCATCGGAGTGGAGCAGGTTTTGGAATCGCTGACCGGTTTGTTCAGCGCCAGGGTTTAG
- a CDS encoding sulfite exporter TauE/SafE family protein gives MYYWTPFLLGLFGSVHCAGMCGPLGMALPATGGGTLNFTASRAAYNLGRILTYCGLGAMFGALGQSLAFAGVQRWVSIVLGLVLLGGLMSSRTLSNWPPLIALVNRLKTQMAGVLRRRTFASMAVLGMLNGLLPCGLVYVAAAGATTTGTIQNGAAHMAAFGLGTLPMMLAISLSGRLFPLSFRLKLARAIPASVFIVAVLLILRGLELGIPYVSPQLGVDSCCHP, from the coding sequence ATGTACTACTGGACGCCATTTCTGTTGGGATTGTTTGGGAGCGTGCATTGCGCTGGCATGTGCGGGCCTCTGGGGATGGCGCTTCCGGCCACGGGCGGCGGAACGCTGAACTTCACAGCCAGCCGGGCAGCATACAATCTCGGACGGATACTGACCTACTGCGGCCTGGGTGCGATGTTTGGCGCCCTGGGGCAGAGCCTCGCGTTTGCGGGAGTGCAACGCTGGGTTTCGATCGTGCTCGGTCTTGTTCTCCTTGGCGGCCTGATGAGTTCTCGCACGCTGTCTAATTGGCCGCCCTTGATCGCGCTGGTGAATCGCCTCAAGACGCAGATGGCCGGCGTGCTGCGGCGGCGGACGTTTGCCTCCATGGCTGTGCTTGGAATGTTGAATGGCTTGCTGCCCTGCGGTTTGGTTTACGTTGCTGCAGCGGGCGCGACCACAACCGGAACCATTCAAAATGGGGCTGCACACATGGCGGCGTTTGGATTGGGAACGCTTCCCATGATGCTCGCGATCAGCTTGTCGGGACGGCTGTTCCCTCTCTCATTTCGACTCAAACTGGCCAGGGCAATTCCGGCATCCGTATTTATTGTGGCGGTGTTGCTCATCCTGCGAGGTCTGGAATTAGGCATTCCATATGTAAGTCCACAGCTCGGCGTGGATTCCTGTTGTCATCCGTAA
- a CDS encoding cbb3-type cytochrome c oxidase N-terminal domain-containing protein yields the protein MNENDPLLLDHEVDGIRELDNNLPRWWVYLFYLSIIFSVVYVCYYHVFASADVAAKGQMVAEYENDVKAGAALKAAAIGKFEAGIPSLQPASDPAILQSGRETYTTLCAPCHRPDGGGLVGPNLTDDYWIHGPAFGDNVTIIWNGVPAKGMVTWKNSLRPDQIYAVASYIYTLRGAKLATPGKVPENQAPVQTGPSDFE from the coding sequence ATGAACGAAAACGATCCACTCCTGCTGGACCACGAGGTCGACGGAATTCGTGAACTCGATAACAACCTGCCGCGCTGGTGGGTGTACCTGTTTTACCTGAGCATCATCTTTTCCGTCGTCTACGTTTGTTACTATCACGTGTTTGCCAGCGCGGATGTGGCGGCAAAAGGCCAGATGGTGGCCGAGTATGAGAATGATGTTAAAGCGGGCGCGGCGTTGAAGGCCGCCGCGATCGGGAAATTCGAAGCCGGCATTCCCTCGCTGCAACCCGCGTCCGACCCCGCGATCCTTCAGTCGGGCAGGGAGACCTACACCACGCTCTGCGCGCCGTGTCATCGTCCCGACGGCGGCGGTCTGGTTGGACCGAATCTCACGGACGATTACTGGATTCACGGCCCGGCTTTTGGCGACAACGTCACAATCATTTGGAACGGCGTTCCCGCAAAGGGCATGGTGACGTGGAAGAACTCCTTGCGGCCCGACCAGATCTACGCCGTGGCGAGTTACATCTACACATTGCGCGGCGCCAAGCTCGCCACCCCAGGCAAGGTTCCCGAAAACCAGGCGCCCGTGCAAACGGGTCCAAGCGACTTCGAATAA
- a CDS encoding MoxR family ATPase: MNTGINAINEAVQEAGAFVRPLFNELGKVVVGQAYLVERLTIGLLANGHVLLEGVPGLAKTLSVKSLASCLNVKFSRLQFTPDMLPADVVGTQIYNPQSGGFTTRKGPIFANLVLADEINRAPAKVQSALLEAMQEKQVTIGDQTFRLEEPFLVLATQNPIEQEGTYPLPEAQVDRFMLKLKIGYPTRAEERQILETMAKTSGTPVTTAVVDPQQILKARQVINDIYVDDKVKDYIVDLVCATRDPDHYKIAVKDFIQLGASPRATIALTLASKAYAFLKGRGYVTPQDVKSIGMDVLRHRVAITYEAEAEEKTSETVIQKIFDELPVP; encoded by the coding sequence ATGAACACAGGAATCAATGCGATTAACGAAGCAGTGCAGGAAGCCGGAGCGTTTGTCCGGCCGCTGTTCAATGAACTTGGCAAGGTCGTCGTGGGCCAGGCTTACCTCGTCGAACGGCTGACGATTGGCTTGCTGGCAAATGGGCATGTGCTGCTCGAGGGCGTTCCCGGGCTTGCGAAAACGCTGTCGGTCAAGTCCCTTGCCAGCTGCTTGAACGTCAAGTTTTCCCGCCTCCAGTTCACCCCCGACATGCTGCCGGCGGATGTTGTCGGAACGCAGATTTACAATCCGCAGTCGGGCGGTTTCACCACGCGCAAGGGTCCCATCTTTGCAAACCTGGTTCTTGCGGACGAAATCAATCGCGCGCCCGCCAAAGTGCAAAGCGCGCTGCTGGAGGCGATGCAGGAAAAACAGGTCACGATTGGTGACCAGACATTCCGCCTTGAAGAACCTTTTCTCGTTCTAGCGACGCAAAATCCCATTGAACAGGAAGGCACCTATCCGCTGCCCGAAGCGCAGGTTGATCGTTTCATGCTCAAGCTGAAGATTGGTTATCCAACGCGGGCGGAAGAGCGGCAGATTCTGGAAACGATGGCGAAAACTTCAGGCACTCCAGTCACGACCGCTGTTGTCGATCCACAGCAGATCTTGAAGGCGCGGCAGGTGATCAATGACATCTACGTGGATGACAAGGTAAAGGATTACATTGTCGATCTCGTATGCGCGACGCGTGACCCGGACCATTACAAGATCGCGGTGAAGGATTTCATCCAGCTGGGCGCTTCACCGCGCGCAACCATCGCGCTGACCCTCGCCTCCAAGGCTTACGCGTTCCTGAAAGGCCGCGGCTACGTGACGCCACAGGACGTGAAGAGCATCGGCATGGATGTGTTGCGCCATCGTGTTGCCATCACCTACGAAGCCGAGGCGGAGGAAAAGACGAGCGAGACGGTGATTCAAAAAATCTTCGATGAACTGCCCGTGCCTTGA
- the ccoN gene encoding cytochrome-c oxidase, cbb3-type subunit I — MSTASLPIGERTTHRPATIPVETFRYDNSIVRAFAIATAIWGLVGFSAGLLVACQLFWPELNLNLQFTTFGRLRPLHTNAVIFAFVGNGMFTGIYYSLQRLCKARMFNDSLSWTHFWGWQLIIVAAAITLPLGLTSSKEYAELEWPIDLAITAVWVVFAINFFGTIVRRREKHMYVAIWFYIATVITVAVLHIFNSLAIPASLFKSYSVYAGVQDALVQWWYGHNAVAFFLTTPYLGLMYYFLPKAANRPVFSYRLSIIHFWALIFLYIWAGPHHLLYTALPDWAQSLGMVFSVMLVAPSWGGMLNGLLTLRGAWDKVRQDPMLKFMVVAITAYGMATLEGPTLAIKSINSLSHYTDWTIAHVHTGALGWNGFLTFSLLYWIFPRLYNTKLWSTKLANYHFWIALLGMMFYVVPVYVSGVTQGLMWKQFNADGFLLYPNFLEIVIRIIPMHQLRAVGGLLYIAGAVLMLVNLYKTAKAGVFERDTEAQSPALTKVANAEAAHGYFHRFLEAKPMLFTVLTTVAILIGGLIEIVPLYLIKQNVPTIASVKPYSPLELLGRDIYIREGCVGCHSQMVRPFRSETERYGEYSKAGEYVYDHPFLWGSKRTGPDLHRVGGKYPDAWHYTHMDNPKDTSPGSIMPRYPWLLTQKLDTNAMPSRIAALRKVGVPYPAGYERGEAHKDLVTQSAKVVENLKTGMVESEADREIIALIAYLQRLGIDIKAAPAAAPATAQLN, encoded by the coding sequence ATGAGCACCGCATCCCTGCCAATCGGCGAACGAACAACGCATCGTCCGGCCACGATTCCTGTTGAAACATTCCGCTACGACAACAGCATTGTCCGGGCGTTTGCCATTGCCACTGCCATCTGGGGCCTTGTTGGTTTCAGCGCCGGCCTGCTGGTGGCTTGCCAATTGTTCTGGCCGGAACTGAACCTCAATTTGCAGTTCACCACTTTTGGGCGCCTGCGGCCGCTGCACACCAACGCCGTCATCTTTGCGTTCGTCGGCAACGGCATGTTCACGGGCATCTACTATTCGCTGCAACGGCTCTGCAAGGCCCGAATGTTCAACGATTCCCTGAGCTGGACGCACTTCTGGGGATGGCAGTTGATCATCGTCGCCGCCGCAATCACACTGCCGCTGGGGCTGACCAGCAGCAAGGAATACGCAGAACTGGAATGGCCGATTGACCTCGCCATCACGGCGGTCTGGGTCGTTTTCGCGATCAACTTCTTCGGCACAATTGTGCGCCGCCGCGAGAAGCACATGTACGTCGCGATCTGGTTCTACATCGCAACGGTCATCACCGTGGCCGTGCTGCACATCTTCAACTCACTGGCAATTCCCGCCAGCTTGTTCAAGAGCTACTCGGTTTACGCGGGCGTCCAGGACGCGCTGGTTCAATGGTGGTACGGGCACAATGCCGTCGCGTTCTTCCTGACGACACCCTACCTCGGCCTGATGTATTACTTCCTGCCGAAGGCCGCGAACCGTCCCGTTTTCAGTTACAGGCTTTCGATCATCCATTTCTGGGCGTTGATCTTTCTCTACATCTGGGCCGGGCCGCATCACCTGCTCTACACCGCGCTTCCCGATTGGGCGCAATCGTTGGGCATGGTTTTCTCCGTCATGCTCGTCGCGCCCAGTTGGGGCGGCATGTTGAACGGCTTGCTCACACTGCGCGGCGCCTGGGACAAGGTGCGGCAGGATCCCATGCTCAAGTTCATGGTCGTTGCCATCACCGCCTACGGCATGGCGACCCTCGAAGGTCCGACGCTTGCGATCAAGAGCATCAACTCGCTGTCGCATTACACCGACTGGACGATTGCCCATGTGCACACAGGCGCGCTGGGATGGAACGGGTTTCTGACCTTCTCGCTGTTGTATTGGATCTTTCCGCGGCTCTACAACACGAAGCTTTGGTCAACGAAGCTGGCGAACTATCACTTCTGGATCGCGCTGCTTGGCATGATGTTTTACGTGGTTCCCGTTTATGTCAGCGGCGTGACGCAAGGGTTGATGTGGAAACAGTTCAACGCCGATGGCTTCCTGCTCTACCCGAACTTCCTGGAAATCGTCATCCGCATCATTCCGATGCATCAACTGCGGGCTGTTGGCGGGCTTCTGTATATCGCGGGCGCGGTGCTGATGCTCGTCAACCTTTACAAGACCGCAAAGGCAGGCGTGTTCGAGCGGGACACCGAAGCACAGTCTCCTGCATTGACGAAGGTCGCAAATGCGGAGGCCGCGCACGGATACTTCCATCGTTTCCTCGAGGCCAAGCCGATGCTCTTCACCGTGCTGACAACGGTTGCGATCCTTATCGGTGGGTTGATCGAAATCGTGCCGCTATATCTGATCAAGCAGAACGTTCCAACCATCGCTTCGGTGAAACCCTATTCCCCGCTCGAATTATTGGGCCGCGACATCTATATCCGCGAAGGTTGCGTCGGCTGTCATTCGCAAATGGTGCGGCCGTTTCGTTCCGAGACCGAACGTTACGGTGAATATTCCAAGGCGGGGGAATACGTCTATGATCACCCGTTCCTTTGGGGTTCAAAGCGAACCGGGCCGGATTTGCATCGCGTTGGCGGCAAGTATCCCGATGCCTGGCACTACACCCATATGGATAATCCCAAGGACACGTCACCCGGATCAATCATGCCCCGGTATCCGTGGCTCCTGACGCAGAAACTCGACACCAACGCGATGCCGTCACGCATTGCAGCCCTGCGCAAAGTGGGCGTGCCTTACCCTGCGGGCTACGAGCGCGGCGAGGCGCACAAGGACCTTGTCACGCAATCGGCAAAGGTTGTCGAGAACCTCAAGACCGGCATGGTCGAGAGCGAGGCCGATCGCGAGATCATTGCGCTCATCGCGTACCTGCAGCGGCTCGGAATTGACATCAAAGCCGCGCCTGCAGCTGCGCCCGCAACAGCTCAATTGAATTGA